A stretch of Gemmobacter fulvus DNA encodes these proteins:
- the pepN gene encoding aminopeptidase N, whose translation MTQTPAQTAPQMPAQTAVKLADYQPYSHVLDRVALTFRLLPQATRVQARLHLAPNPVRGSGLDLRLDGENLVLIALAVDGQRLEVQPDATGLTIPAHLLPDAPFVLETEVEIAPAGNTALEGLYMSGGMYCTQCEAEGFRKITFYPDRPDVMARFHVRIESDMPVLLSNGNPVAAGPGWAEWDDPWPKPAYLFALVAGDLVAHSDRFTTQSGRDVALNIWVRKGDEGFCAYAMDSLIRSMRWDETAYGREYDLDVFNIVAVDDFNMGAMENKGLNIFNSKYVLASPETATDEDFARIEAIIAHEYFHNWTGNRITCRDWFQLCLKEGLTVFRDQQFSGDMRSHAVKRIEDVLMLRGRQFREDGGPLAHPVRPDAYVEINNFYTATIYEKGAEVIGMLKRLVGDAGYKAALDLYFDRHDGAAATIEDWLQVFEDATGRDLTQFKRWYTEAGTPQVSVRDDWADGVYTLTLAQTLPATPGQPHKGLKVIPVAVGLLNPNGDEVVPTTVLELTEAQQSFRFAGLAARPVPSILRGFSAPVVLDRAVSAAERAFLLAHDTDPFNKWEAGRALAKEVMAHMITDAAPVSRDWLAALARVALDEGLDPAFRALALRLPGEDDMAATLAAAGHVPDPAAVHAARQALADAVAAELAPALPGLIAGMATPGRFSPDAAQAGRRALRNAALALLTRRDGGAAARAAFAAADNMTDSLAALVALLEIGAGAPELAAFEARWQADRLVMDKWFMLQVLYAAPQDLAAVVRRLTARPDFDWKNPNRFRSVIGALSANHAGFHHADGVAYDLLADWLLRLDPKNPQTAARMSTAFETWPRYDADRQALIRRALHRILATPGLSRDLGEMAARMAAG comes from the coding sequence ATGACCCAGACCCCCGCGCAGACGGCACCGCAAATGCCCGCACAGACGGCTGTGAAGCTTGCCGATTATCAACCCTACAGCCATGTGCTGGACCGGGTGGCGTTGACCTTCCGCCTGTTGCCGCAGGCCACGCGGGTGCAGGCGCGGCTGCATCTGGCGCCCAATCCGGTGCGGGGCAGCGGCCTGGATCTGCGGCTCGATGGCGAAAACCTGGTGCTGATCGCGCTGGCAGTGGATGGGCAGCGGCTGGAGGTGCAGCCCGATGCCACCGGGCTGACGATCCCGGCGCATCTGCTGCCCGATGCGCCCTTCGTGCTGGAGACCGAGGTTGAGATTGCGCCCGCAGGCAATACCGCGCTGGAAGGGCTCTATATGTCGGGCGGCATGTATTGCACGCAATGCGAGGCCGAGGGTTTTCGCAAGATCACCTTTTACCCCGACCGCCCCGATGTGATGGCGCGATTCCATGTGCGGATCGAGTCCGACATGCCGGTGCTGCTGTCCAATGGCAATCCGGTGGCGGCAGGGCCGGGCTGGGCCGAATGGGATGACCCCTGGCCCAAACCCGCCTATCTGTTCGCGCTGGTGGCGGGCGATCTGGTGGCCCATTCCGATCGTTTCACCACCCAGTCGGGCCGCGACGTGGCGCTGAACATCTGGGTGCGCAAGGGCGACGAGGGCTTTTGCGCCTATGCGATGGACAGCCTGATCCGCTCGATGCGCTGGGACGAGACCGCCTATGGCCGCGAATATGATCTCGATGTGTTCAACATCGTGGCGGTGGATGATTTCAACATGGGCGCGATGGAGAACAAGGGGCTGAACATCTTCAACTCCAAATACGTTCTGGCCAGCCCCGAGACTGCGACGGATGAGGATTTCGCCCGGATCGAGGCGATCATTGCGCATGAATATTTCCACAACTGGACCGGCAACCGCATCACCTGCCGCGACTGGTTTCAGCTCTGTCTGAAAGAGGGACTGACCGTGTTCCGCGATCAGCAGTTTTCGGGCGACATGCGCTCGCATGCCGTCAAGCGGATCGAGGATGTGCTGATGCTGCGCGGGCGGCAGTTTCGCGAGGATGGCGGGCCGCTGGCGCATCCGGTGCGCCCGGATGCCTATGTGGAGATCAACAATTTCTACACCGCCACCATTTATGAAAAGGGTGCCGAGGTGATCGGCATGTTGAAGCGTCTGGTCGGCGATGCGGGCTACAAGGCGGCGCTGGATCTGTATTTCGACCGCCATGATGGCGCGGCTGCCACCATCGAGGATTGGTTGCAGGTGTTCGAAGATGCGACAGGCCGCGATCTGACGCAGTTCAAACGCTGGTATACCGAAGCGGGCACGCCGCAGGTGTCGGTGCGCGACGACTGGGCTGATGGGGTCTATACGCTGACTTTGGCGCAGACCCTGCCCGCCACGCCGGGGCAGCCGCACAAGGGGCTGAAGGTGATTCCGGTGGCGGTGGGCTTGCTGAACCCGAATGGCGACGAGGTGGTGCCGACCACGGTGCTGGAACTGACCGAGGCGCAGCAAAGCTTCCGCTTTGCGGGGCTGGCGGCGCGGCCGGTGCCGTCGATCCTGCGCGGGTTTTCGGCCCCGGTGGTGCTGGACCGGGCGGTTTCTGCCGCCGAACGCGCCTTCCTGCTGGCCCATGACACCGATCCTTTCAACAAATGGGAGGCGGGACGGGCGCTGGCCAAGGAGGTGATGGCGCATATGATCACCGATGCGGCCCCGGTCAGCCGCGACTGGCTGGCGGCGCTGGCCCGCGTCGCGCTGGATGAGGGGCTGGATCCGGCTTTTCGCGCCCTTGCGCTGCGCCTGCCGGGCGAGGATGACATGGCGGCGACGCTGGCGGCGGCGGGGCATGTGCCGGATCCGGCGGCGGTGCATGCCGCGCGGCAGGCGCTGGCTGATGCGGTTGCGGCAGAGCTTGCGCCCGCGCTGCCGGGCCTGATCGCCGGGATGGCGACGCCGGGCCGGTTCTCGCCGGATGCGGCGCAGGCCGGGCGGCGGGCGCTGCGCAATGCCGCACTGGCGCTGCTGACGCGGCGCGATGGCGGTGCGGCGGCGCGGGCGGCCTTTGCGGCGGCGGATAACATGACCGACAGTCTTGCCGCGCTGGTGGCGCTGCTGGAGATCGGGGCAGGGGCGCCCGAACTGGCCGCCTTCGAGGCGCGCTGGCAGGCGGACCGGCTGGTGATGGACAAATGGTTCATGTTGCAGGTGCTTTATGCCGCGCCGCAGGATCTGGCGGCGGTGGTGCGGCGGCTGACGGCGCGGCCCGATTTCGACTGGAAGAACCCCAACCGCTTCCGCTCAGTCATTGGCGCGCTCAGCGCCAATCACGCGGGCTTCCATCACGCCGATGGGGTCGCCTATGACCTGCTGGCCGACTGGCTGCTGCGGCTCGATCCGAAAAACCCGCAGACGGCGGCGCGCATGTCCACCGCCTTTGAAACCTGGCCCCGCTATGATGCCGACCGGCAGGCGCTGATCCGGCGCGCGCTGCACCGCATCCTGGCCACGCCCGGCCTCAGCCGCGATCTGGGCGAGATGGCGGCCCGCATGGCGGCGGGCTGA
- a CDS encoding lytic murein transglycosylase — protein sequence MFGSAALAAPCSDTGAQYESWKPVMAQEAAAAGVGDRGIAALMGSSYASKTIGADRNQKSFKYSLQKFMQVRGADTIVSQGRKRKAQSASFYSGLEQRYGVPAGVVLAIHGMETGFGNFMGDSNVVSAIATLAYDCRRSDFFTDHLIAALKLVDSGVISPKSVGAKHGEVGHTQFLPGNVLRYGVDGDGDGRLDLTKQADALASTANFLAQKGWRPGAGYQEGEPNFAVIKEWNAATVYQQAIAIMGAKIDG from the coding sequence CTGTTCGGATCTGCGGCATTGGCCGCGCCTTGCAGCGATACGGGGGCGCAATACGAAAGCTGGAAGCCGGTAATGGCCCAGGAGGCCGCCGCTGCAGGCGTGGGGGATCGTGGCATCGCCGCCCTCATGGGCAGCAGCTATGCCAGCAAGACCATCGGCGCGGACCGCAATCAGAAAAGCTTCAAATACTCGCTGCAAAAATTCATGCAGGTGCGCGGTGCCGATACGATCGTGTCGCAGGGCCGCAAGCGCAAGGCGCAGAGCGCCAGCTTCTACAGCGGGCTGGAGCAGCGTTATGGCGTGCCGGCCGGTGTGGTTCTGGCGATTCATGGCATGGAAACCGGCTTTGGCAACTTCATGGGCGACAGCAATGTGGTCTCGGCCATTGCCACCCTGGCCTATGATTGCCGCCGGTCGGATTTCTTCACCGATCACCTGATTGCCGCGCTGAAACTGGTCGATTCCGGGGTGATTTCGCCCAAATCGGTCGGCGCGAAACATGGCGAGGTCGGCCACACGCAATTCCTGCCCGGCAATGTGCTGCGCTATGGCGTGGATGGCGATGGCGACGGGCGGCTGGATCTGACCAAACAGGCCGATGCCCTTGCCTCCACTGCCAATTTCCTTGCGCAGAAAGGCTGGCGCCCCGGCGCGGGCTATCAGGAAGGCGAGCCGAATTTCGCCGTGATCAAGGAATGGAATGCGGCCACCGTCTATCAGCAGGCCATCGCGATCATGGGTGCGAAAATCGACGGGTGA
- the rsgA gene encoding ribosome small subunit-dependent GTPase A, translating into MSSNTVPPAAGDLPAPPATLADLGWRSFFADQLEVAERDTALIGRVNAVHRSRLHVIGVGLDVMIPHYATLDGDATEVATTGDWLLLDPDTQLAQRLLRRASLIKRIAPGHGSKLQLIAANIDTLFIVTSCNQDFNVARLERYLTLAHEAEITPVIVLTKSDLAADRAAFRQGAADLLPGLEVVILDARVPQDVAQLVPWCGRGQTVAFVGSSGVGKSTLINTLTGSDRIATQGLREDDAKGRHTTSVRQLHRLPSGGYLMDTPGMRELQLTEVQQGIEDVFSDISDLSRTCRFHDCQHESEPGCAVRAAIAAGEIDEERFQRWKKLVAEDAANTKSLTDRHIKNRSFGRMVKAPKGGKGPKKDRY; encoded by the coding sequence ATGTCGTCAAACACTGTGCCACCCGCCGCCGGAGATCTGCCGGCCCCGCCCGCGACGCTGGCGGATCTGGGCTGGCGCAGCTTTTTCGCGGATCAGCTGGAGGTCGCAGAGCGGGACACGGCGCTGATTGGCCGGGTCAATGCCGTGCACCGCTCGCGGCTGCATGTCATCGGGGTCGGGCTGGATGTGATGATTCCGCATTACGCCACGCTCGACGGCGATGCGACCGAGGTGGCGACGACCGGCGACTGGCTGCTGCTGGACCCGGATACGCAACTGGCACAGCGGCTGTTGCGGCGTGCCAGCCTGATCAAGCGGATCGCGCCGGGCCATGGCAGCAAGCTGCAACTGATCGCCGCCAATATCGACACGCTGTTCATCGTGACCTCCTGCAATCAGGATTTCAACGTCGCCCGGCTGGAGCGTTATCTGACCCTCGCCCATGAGGCCGAGATCACCCCGGTGATCGTGCTGACCAAATCCGATCTGGCGGCGGATCGGGCCGCCTTCCGGCAGGGGGCGGCGGATCTGCTGCCGGGGCTGGAGGTGGTCATCCTCGACGCCCGCGTGCCGCAGGATGTGGCGCAACTTGTGCCCTGGTGTGGCCGGGGGCAGACGGTGGCCTTTGTCGGATCCTCCGGTGTCGGAAAATCCACCTTGATCAATACCCTGACCGGCAGCGACCGAATCGCCACGCAGGGCCTACGCGAGGATGATGCGAAGGGCCGCCACACGACATCGGTGCGCCAGCTGCACCGGCTGCCCAGCGGCGGTTATCTTATGGACACGCCCGGCATGCGTGAATTGCAGCTGACCGAGGTGCAGCAGGGCATCGAAGATGTGTTCTCCGATATTTCCGATCTGTCGCGCACCTGCCGCTTCCACGATTGCCAGCACGAAAGCGAGCCGGGCTGTGCGGTGCGGGCGGCGATTGCAGCGGGCGAGATCGACGAAGAGCGGTTTCAGCGCTGGAAAAAGCTGGTGGCCGAAGATGCAGCCAATACAAAATCCCTGACCGACCGCCATATAAAAAACCGCAGCTTCGGGCGGATGGTCAAGGCCCCGAAAGGTGGCAAAGGCCCGAAAAAGGACCGTTATTAG
- a CDS encoding cold-shock protein has protein sequence MANGTVKWFNATKGFGFIAPAHGSKDVFVHISALERAGIHQLNDGQAVTYDVENDRNGRESAMNLALA, from the coding sequence ATGGCCAATGGCACCGTGAAATGGTTCAACGCAACAAAAGGTTTTGGTTTCATCGCTCCGGCGCATGGCTCCAAGGACGTTTTCGTGCATATCTCGGCGCTGGAACGCGCTGGCATTCATCAGCTGAATGACGGCCAGGCCGTCACCTATGATGTCGAGAATGACCGCAATGGCCGCGAATCCGCGATGAACCTCGCTCTGGCGTGA
- a CDS encoding SLC13 family permease — MTATFGWMQISMAAVIAAAVGLALLPVSGLAAGQGAVFAVVLLTLVLWTTGAVLPYLASLIFFALTLIFGLATPDLVFAGFASAAVWLIVSGFVIGAAISASGLGTRLADLMAPLLRGSYAQMLGGLMLAAMALGFLMPSSVGRAVVLVPIGMALADRCGFGKGSNGRIGIAVVLALGCNLPSFAILPANIPNMILSGAAETIHHVSFGYTDYLLLHYPVLGILKAALVVALVLRLFPDRIAQGGQAPDPAPRGAGASTAVQLRVAAVLLVTLVLWMTDALHGINPAWIGLATAVILLLPRIGVVAPASFKTSVDFGLLLFVAGALALGALVNQSGLGAQIGRAMQQVLPLEPGRDVLNFLSLSLMSVVTGLIATVPGVPAVLTPLAPDLATQSGLGIETVLMTQVIGFSTVLFPYQVAPLVVAMQLAGEKPGHLIRISLPLAALTLLLLLPLDYLWWRLWGWI, encoded by the coding sequence ATGACCGCAACATTCGGATGGATGCAGATATCAATGGCGGCGGTGATCGCCGCCGCAGTGGGGCTGGCGCTGCTGCCGGTCTCCGGGCTGGCAGCGGGGCAGGGCGCGGTGTTTGCGGTTGTGCTGCTGACGCTGGTCCTGTGGACCACGGGGGCGGTGCTGCCCTATCTGGCCAGCCTGATCTTTTTCGCGCTGACGCTGATCTTCGGGCTGGCAACGCCGGATCTGGTGTTCGCGGGCTTTGCCTCGGCGGCTGTCTGGCTGATCGTGTCGGGCTTTGTGATCGGGGCAGCGATCAGCGCCTCGGGGTTGGGGACACGGCTGGCCGATCTGATGGCACCGCTGCTGCGCGGCAGTTATGCGCAGATGCTGGGTGGGCTGATGCTGGCGGCCATGGCGCTGGGGTTCCTGATGCCCTCCTCGGTGGGGCGGGCGGTGGTTCTGGTGCCGATCGGCATGGCGCTGGCCGATCGCTGCGGCTTCGGCAAGGGGTCGAATGGCCGGATCGGCATTGCCGTGGTGCTGGCGCTGGGGTGCAATCTGCCCAGTTTTGCCATCCTGCCCGCGAATATCCCCAACATGATCCTGTCGGGTGCGGCCGAGACGATCCACCATGTCAGCTTTGGTTATACCGATTACCTGTTGCTGCATTACCCGGTGCTGGGGATCCTGAAAGCCGCGCTGGTCGTGGCGCTGGTGCTGCGGCTGTTCCCGGACCGGATTGCGCAGGGCGGGCAAGCGCCCGATCCGGCACCGCGTGGGGCGGGCGCATCGACGGCGGTGCAACTGCGCGTCGCGGCGGTGCTGCTGGTGACGCTGGTCCTGTGGATGACCGATGCGCTGCATGGCATCAACCCGGCTTGGATCGGGCTTGCCACAGCGGTGATCCTGCTGCTGCCGCGCATCGGCGTCGTGGCCCCTGCCAGCTTCAAGACTTCGGTTGATTTCGGGTTGCTGCTGTTCGTGGCGGGGGCCCTGGCGCTGGGGGCGCTGGTCAACCAATCCGGCCTTGGCGCGCAGATCGGGCGGGCCATGCAGCAGGTGCTGCCGCTTGAACCGGGGCGGGACGTGCTCAACTTCCTGTCCTTGTCGCTGATGTCGGTGGTGACCGGCTTGATTGCCACCGTGCCGGGCGTGCCCGCCGTGCTGACCCCGCTGGCCCCCGATCTGGCCACGCAATCGGGCCTCGGGATCGAGACCGTGCTGATGACGCAGGTGATCGGTTTTTCCACCGTGCTGTTCCCTTATCAGGTGGCGCCGCTGGTGGTGGCGATGCAGCTTGCGGGCGAAAAGCCCGGCCATCTGATCCGCATCAGCCTGCCTTTGGCGGCGCTGACCCTGCTGCTTCTTTTGCCGCTCGATTATCTGTGGTGGCGGCTGTGGGGCTGGATCTGA
- a CDS encoding AraC family transcriptional regulator, producing the protein MTTDVDKAPTFVPSTIAYVEDPARPVLTHARTLKAGASVHPHRHPRGQLLWAWHGVMRVICDGAVWIVPASHAVWVPGGTLHHIVTETEVRIRNLYVDASRRVRAEPDVLLLTPLLREVILRLVSGAEEDAAAARHQRLCEVALDEIAGLPAAPLSLAGGQDPRLVRLTGHLGRQPADPRGLKELAALSGASPRTMERLFRQETGLTYRQWRSQRKLLAAIERLGHGESSTSIAYALGYHSPSAFVAAFRAHFGQPPQSFLPG; encoded by the coding sequence ATGACAACAGATGTCGATAAAGCGCCAACCTTCGTGCCCAGCACGATTGCCTATGTCGAAGACCCGGCCCGCCCGGTGCTGACCCATGCCCGCACCCTGAAAGCCGGGGCCAGCGTACATCCGCATCGCCATCCGCGCGGGCAATTGCTGTGGGCGTGGCACGGGGTGATGCGGGTGATCTGCGACGGCGCGGTCTGGATCGTGCCCGCCAGCCATGCCGTCTGGGTGCCCGGCGGAACGCTGCACCATATCGTGACCGAAACCGAGGTGCGCATCCGCAATCTGTATGTCGATGCCTCGCGGCGGGTGCGGGCCGAACCGGATGTGCTGCTGCTGACGCCGCTGCTGCGCGAGGTGATCCTGCGGCTGGTATCGGGCGCGGAGGAAGATGCCGCCGCCGCCCGGCATCAGCGCCTGTGCGAGGTGGCGCTGGATGAAATCGCGGGCCTGCCTGCCGCCCCGCTCAGCCTCGCAGGCGGGCAGGATCCGCGTCTGGTGCGGCTGACCGGGCATCTGGGGCGGCAGCCGGCCGATCCGCGCGGGCTGAAGGAACTGGCTGCGCTATCCGGGGCCAGCCCTCGCACGATGGAACGGCTGTTCCGGCAGGAGACCGGCCTGACCTACCGGCAATGGCGCAGCCAGAGGAAGCTGCTTGCCGCCATCGAACGTCTGGGCCATGGCGAAAGCAGCACCAGCATCGCCTATGCGCTGGGCTATCACAGCCCCAGCGCCTTTGTGGCCGCCTTCCGCGCACATTTCGGCCAGCCACCGCAGAGCTTTCTGCCCGGCTGA
- a CDS encoding PQQ-dependent sugar dehydrogenase, whose product MDFLARATAIVGGAMVLLRRFGAPNTVAVGTAPTIPDAKKQGIMTLKMPTAQGWAPGQVPVAAAGLRVNAFATGLQHPRWIEVLPNGDVLVAEALQQASPPKSLMDRATQATMRRARALGISANRISLWRDADGDGVAETREAFLEGQNQPFGMALVDGTFYVGNTDGIVAFPYQDGATRLEGPGRKLVTFKPGGHWTRSLIVSPDRRRIYAGVGSLSNIGDEGMEAEEGRAAIWELDIASGAARIFASGLRNAVGMAWEPVTGALWTVVNERDGLGDETPPDYLTSVQDGGFYGWPYCYWGRTVDDRVPQDAALVARAITPDYALGGHTASLGLCWMPEGTLPGFPDGMVIGQHGSWNRSKLSGYKLIFVPFSGGRPSGPPRDILWGFLSADEKTSYGRPVGVTIGPDKRSLLMADDVGDVIWRVTGV is encoded by the coding sequence ATGGATTTTCTGGCACGGGCGACGGCCATTGTGGGCGGGGCAATGGTATTGCTGCGGCGGTTCGGGGCACCGAATACGGTGGCGGTGGGCACGGCCCCGACCATCCCCGACGCGAAAAAGCAGGGCATCATGACCCTGAAAATGCCGACGGCGCAGGGCTGGGCACCGGGGCAGGTGCCCGTCGCGGCGGCAGGCCTGCGGGTCAATGCCTTTGCGACGGGGCTGCAACACCCGCGCTGGATCGAAGTGCTGCCCAATGGGGACGTGCTGGTGGCCGAGGCCTTGCAGCAGGCCAGCCCGCCCAAAAGCCTGATGGACCGGGCGACGCAGGCCACCATGCGGCGCGCCCGCGCACTGGGCATCAGCGCCAACCGCATCAGCCTGTGGCGTGATGCCGATGGTGATGGCGTGGCCGAAACGCGCGAGGCGTTTCTGGAGGGGCAGAACCAGCCCTTCGGCATGGCGCTGGTCGATGGCACATTTTACGTCGGCAATACCGATGGCATCGTGGCCTTCCCCTATCAGGACGGGGCGACGCGGCTGGAGGGGCCGGGGCGCAAGCTGGTGACGTTCAAGCCGGGCGGGCACTGGACCCGCAGCCTGATCGTGTCGCCCGACCGCCGCCGGATCTATGCCGGGGTCGGCTCGCTCAGCAATATCGGCGACGAGGGCATGGAGGCCGAAGAAGGCCGCGCCGCGATCTGGGAGCTGGATATTGCCAGCGGGGCCGCGCGCATCTTCGCCTCGGGGCTGCGCAATGCGGTGGGCATGGCGTGGGAGCCGGTCACCGGCGCGCTGTGGACGGTGGTGAACGAACGCGACGGTCTGGGCGACGAGACGCCGCCGGATTACCTGACCTCGGTGCAGGATGGCGGGTTCTACGGCTGGCCCTATTGCTATTGGGGCCGGACGGTCGATGACCGGGTGCCGCAGGACGCGGCTCTGGTCGCCCGGGCGATCACGCCGGACTATGCGCTGGGCGGGCATACCGCCTCGCTGGGGCTGTGCTGGATGCCCGAAGGCACCTTGCCGGGCTTCCCCGATGGCATGGTGATCGGCCAGCACGGATCGTGGAACCGCTCAAAGCTCAGCGGGTATAAGCTGATCTTCGTGCCGTTCAGCGGTGGCCGCCCCTCTGGCCCGCCGCGCGACATCCTGTGGGGTTTCCTGTCAGCGGATGAAAAGACCTCTTATGGTCGCCCGGTTGGCGTGACCATCGGGCCGGACAAACGCTCGTTGTTGATGGCCGATGATGTGGGCGATGTGATCTGGCGCGTGACCGGGGTCTGA
- the map gene encoding type I methionyl aminopeptidase codes for MTITQQDDLDGMQEIGRIVANTLQAMTKAVEPGMTTRELDEIGRALLERDGALSAPQSTYAFPGTTCISVNEEIAHGIPGDRRIAVGDLVNIDVSASKNGYFADTGATCRIGPQRPALDRLCRDGKRAMQIGIAQVGAGKPLAGIGRAIGRFASDRGYTLIRNLASHGVGRALHEYPEEIATWPANGDKRRISKGLVLTVEPFLSLGGLWATEGKDGWTLYSEPAAPVVQYEHTVVATDRGALVLTLPG; via the coding sequence ATGACCATCACACAGCAGGACGATCTGGACGGGATGCAGGAGATTGGCCGGATCGTCGCCAATACCTTGCAGGCCATGACAAAAGCGGTCGAACCCGGCATGACGACGCGCGAGCTGGACGAGATCGGGCGCGCCTTGCTGGAGCGGGACGGCGCGTTGTCGGCCCCGCAGTCCACCTATGCGTTTCCGGGCACGACCTGTATCAGCGTCAATGAGGAAATCGCGCATGGCATCCCCGGTGATCGGCGGATTGCGGTGGGGGACCTGGTCAATATCGACGTGTCCGCCTCGAAGAACGGTTATTTTGCCGATACCGGCGCCACCTGCCGGATCGGTCCGCAGCGCCCGGCGCTGGACCGGCTGTGCCGCGATGGCAAACGCGCCATGCAGATCGGGATTGCGCAGGTCGGCGCGGGCAAGCCGCTGGCGGGTATTGGCCGCGCCATCGGGCGCTTTGCCTCGGATCGCGGCTATACGCTGATCCGCAATCTGGCGAGCCATGGCGTCGGGCGGGCCCTGCATGAATATCCCGAAGAGATCGCCACCTGGCCCGCGAACGGCGACAAGCGCCGCATCAGCAAGGGGCTTGTGCTGACGGTAGAGCCGTTCCTGTCACTGGGCGGGCTCTGGGCGACTGAGGGCAAGGATGGCTGGACGCTGTACAGCGAACCCGCAGCGCCGGTTGTGCAATATGAACACACGGTGGTTGCCACGGATCGCGGCGCGCTGGTGCTGACGCTGCCGGGCTGA
- a CDS encoding GMC family oxidoreductase — MVAKFELNDDSVVVIVGTGAGGGVLANELAQKGVKVVALEAGGRYLPEDYLNDEWDAFSQLSWLDPRSTSGDWRVAKDFSGLPAWIVKAVGGTTIHWAGASLRFQKHEWKPLSTYGRVDGANLIDWPIDGDEMAPWYDKAEEKLGVTRTGDRPGLPGNNNYKVLEKGAQALGYKEVHTGRMAINSVERDGRPACQQTGFCFQGCKWGAKWSAAYTEIPNGEATGNLEVRDRAHVLKIEHDDTGKVTGVLYADKDGNQHVQKARIVCVAGNTIESPRLLLNSASSMFPDGLANSSGQVGRNYMRHVTGSVYAVFDKPVRMWRGTTMAGIVQDEARHDPARGFVGGYELETLSLGLPFMAAFLDPGGWGREFTSALDQYENMAGMWIVGEDMPQETNRVTLNGVLKDQYGLPAPDVHFSDHANDIAMRNHAYQQGMAIYEAVGATRAFPTPPYPSTHNLGTNRMSENPRDGVVNKWGQTHDIANLFISDGSQFTSGAAENPTLTIVALAIRQADHIAREMSAGTL; from the coding sequence ATGGTTGCGAAATTCGAACTGAACGACGACTCCGTGGTGGTGATCGTCGGCACCGGCGCCGGGGGCGGCGTGCTGGCCAATGAACTGGCGCAAAAGGGCGTGAAGGTTGTGGCGCTGGAGGCGGGCGGGCGCTACCTGCCCGAAGATTATCTGAATGACGAATGGGATGCGTTCAGCCAACTGAGCTGGCTTGATCCGCGCAGCACCTCGGGCGACTGGCGCGTGGCCAAGGATTTCTCGGGCTTGCCTGCCTGGATCGTCAAGGCTGTGGGCGGCACCACGATCCACTGGGCCGGGGCCTCGTTGCGGTTTCAGAAACATGAATGGAAGCCGCTCAGCACCTATGGCCGCGTGGATGGCGCGAACCTGATCGACTGGCCGATTGACGGCGACGAGATGGCCCCCTGGTATGACAAGGCCGAGGAAAAGCTGGGCGTCACCCGCACCGGCGACCGTCCGGGCCTGCCGGGCAACAACAATTACAAGGTGCTGGAGAAAGGCGCACAGGCGCTGGGCTATAAGGAAGTCCATACCGGGCGCATGGCCATCAACTCGGTCGAGCGCGACGGACGCCCCGCCTGCCAGCAGACCGGTTTCTGCTTTCAGGGCTGCAAATGGGGGGCAAAATGGTCGGCCGCCTATACCGAGATCCCGAATGGCGAGGCGACCGGCAATCTGGAGGTGCGCGACCGCGCCCATGTTCTGAAGATCGAACATGACGACACCGGCAAGGTGACGGGGGTGCTTTATGCCGACAAGGACGGCAACCAGCATGTGCAGAAAGCGCGCATCGTCTGCGTCGCAGGCAACACCATCGAAAGCCCGCGGCTGTTGCTCAATTCGGCCTCGTCCATGTTCCCCGACGGGCTGGCGAACAGCTCCGGTCAGGTGGGGCGCAATTACATGCGCCATGTCACCGGATCGGTCTATGCGGTGTTCGACAAGCCGGTCCGCATGTGGCGGGGCACCACCATGGCGGGCATCGTGCAGGACGAGGCGCGCCATGATCCGGCGCGCGGTTTCGTCGGCGGCTACGAGCTGGAAACGCTGAGCCTTGGTCTGCCCTTCATGGCGGCCTTCCTCGATCCGGGGGGCTGGGGGCGTGAATTCACCTCGGCGCTGGATCAGTATGAAAACATGGCCGGCATGTGGATCGTGGGCGAGGATATGCCGCAGGAAACCAACCGCGTCACCCTGAATGGCGTGTTGAAAGACCAGTATGGCCTGCCTGCCCCGGATGTGCATTTCAGCGATCACGCCAATGACATTGCGATGCGCAACCATGCCTATCAGCAGGGCATGGCGATCTACGAGGCGGTGGGGGCGACACGCGCCTTCCCGACGCCGCCCTATCCCTCTACCCACAATCTCGGGACCAACCGCATGTCGGAAAACCCGCGCGACGGGGTGGTGAACAAATGGGGCCAGACGCATGACATTGCCAATCTGTTCATCTCGGACGGGTCGCAATTCACCAGCGGCGCGGCGGAAAACCCGACGCTGACCATCGTGGCGCTGGCGATCCGGCAGGCCGACCACATCGCCCGCGAAATGAGCGCAGGCACGCTGTAA